One Hallerella porci DNA window includes the following coding sequences:
- a CDS encoding translocation/assembly module TamB domain-containing protein, with protein sequence MKRLKPAVAIGIFAVFVGCLVALAWCGYYFLNHYLDSPHTYGNIEVNLMGHEADGLLAHRWDSISVKGEGFDVAVKNPRFDAHLMFSPGEDFVHIFADSVSAEIDPKKFPESDSDTTKLQIPDFRIPLDAQVHVTHVKAHVEGIGDWKLDSLQFKPENERAATLSFQNAEGKFIERKTSGEISATWQGDFISANVKIKTEDKDSIAVAVNFPKDNPKDLSGSADVCVQDPRKLVKGRIPKSISVKNLQVNTSYSANLETKKYAYNARVRINLGALWPLPALAADVNVQGSEKMNFRIDGKFTGNKPGQKITVIGTVDKNLNGSADVEVKGIESRFGPRYQPLDCSVHAVKSSENSLTAHVVTGSGSIVDAEISGLKKGKFNIDFTGDVAENEAWSTRWSGRHLRLGSRPQVKGNFSDGKMRADVAIAPVGYAYQMAADSLFTTLILDKKGIDFVKGFVKTSKEEFSFTGDVKWKDSIPHTSWEVHQSDSGYAKAFIDFDLSLTSEAHRVRLSTIPFADTALLRGFDGIVSGSYTQNFARWEGAIDAEVETEILQIPLHGRFKTHNTIDSLFLDSAIISTKTNSIEMEGQALLEFDSTANFFSRMEILDAWASTEKFDIPLLLEAYKGSPLSTGIFSGNVSYRKGTGFQGTLLFTDLALKGIDPEFFSISKLDVFTEKEKMQISGKIKAGERAWNGDLQIDVNGLLDPKRHIFAYFTTPVGGTAWFDGDIDSVYKWQGKAQLSGSWFLPSGLGEIIYTDFKADATGDLHSILDSLQLSFHSDSTAIDTKRGFPILPVSFNGDFKNGIFTIPNAVLTNHLGEFIRASASYDLKNRKLGSIDLSTEKFSIVWNQIHNILLNNISGRLEDSEKEFVLSLKLDSVSYQLNKPDWGEANASAHGDATLHLPHAENGSFANPTLEGNIRLDRAVYKNNFSVDLGFGSLSKISATLSSFFTKVRRTKPPVKKTAAKSRPLNISIHVSDSQRDTVAILTNLATFPLTVDLWILGTSDHPLFRGDVNNSGSGTIGLKDLFQFNLESFAISFQDVPWNRGTINVSSVQELPYCQTNDNRDDNETCPVHLDILGSIVAPKPMPSANCGVDESPASLYYSVLLGCISEGENSTIDKNKVAGKLIGSVLTSTANKTLGGDYVGDIDMKLKFFDEESVAEKDSSYLKIPISLDRWVKDLSLVFGYKQDQSETPTYDRALEAGITYIIPAFSEEDKTKNPEHYSPQLDFGASLVQKSYLTTTDEDENRLEKNIGFNYSYKFWSPCLFGLGKCAEREAKAKEQK encoded by the coding sequence GTGAAACGGTTAAAGCCCGCTGTCGCAATCGGCATCTTCGCCGTGTTCGTAGGCTGCCTTGTGGCTTTAGCCTGGTGTGGCTATTATTTTCTGAATCATTATTTGGATTCGCCGCATACTTACGGAAATATCGAAGTGAATTTGATGGGTCACGAAGCCGATGGACTTCTTGCGCACCGTTGGGATTCGATTTCGGTGAAAGGCGAAGGATTTGATGTAGCGGTGAAAAATCCGCGGTTCGATGCACACTTAATGTTTTCGCCCGGTGAAGATTTTGTGCACATTTTCGCAGATTCCGTCAGCGCAGAAATCGATCCGAAAAAATTTCCAGAGTCCGACTCGGATACGACAAAATTGCAAATTCCCGATTTTCGAATTCCGTTAGACGCGCAAGTTCATGTGACCCATGTAAAAGCTCACGTAGAAGGAATCGGCGATTGGAAATTGGATTCGCTGCAATTCAAACCCGAAAACGAACGCGCTGCAACTCTTTCTTTTCAAAATGCCGAAGGAAAATTTATCGAAAGAAAAACTTCGGGCGAAATTTCGGCAACGTGGCAAGGCGATTTTATTTCGGCGAATGTGAAAATTAAAACCGAAGATAAAGACAGCATCGCCGTTGCAGTCAATTTTCCAAAAGACAATCCGAAAGATCTTTCCGGTTCTGCGGACGTTTGCGTGCAAGACCCGCGAAAGCTCGTCAAAGGGCGCATTCCAAAAAGCATTTCCGTTAAAAATCTCCAAGTGAATACTTCGTATAGCGCAAACTTGGAAACAAAAAAATATGCGTATAACGCCCGCGTCCGCATAAACCTCGGCGCACTTTGGCCGCTTCCCGCTTTGGCAGCAGATGTCAATGTGCAAGGCTCCGAAAAAATGAATTTCCGAATTGACGGAAAATTCACGGGAAATAAACCGGGGCAAAAAATTACGGTAATTGGAACGGTGGATAAAAATTTGAACGGTTCCGCCGATGTCGAAGTGAAAGGAATTGAATCGCGATTTGGTCCGCGCTATCAGCCGCTCGATTGTTCCGTCCACGCGGTCAAGTCTTCGGAAAATTCTTTGACAGCGCATGTCGTCACCGGTTCGGGTTCCATTGTCGACGCCGAAATTTCGGGGCTCAAAAAAGGAAAGTTCAATATCGATTTTACCGGCGACGTTGCCGAAAACGAAGCGTGGTCCACGCGTTGGAGCGGAAGGCATTTGCGTTTAGGCTCGCGCCCGCAAGTGAAAGGAAATTTCAGCGATGGAAAAATGCGCGCCGATGTCGCCATCGCACCGGTCGGCTATGCATATCAAATGGCGGCGGATTCTCTTTTCACCACTCTCATCTTGGACAAAAAAGGAATTGACTTTGTCAAAGGATTTGTGAAAACTTCGAAAGAAGAATTTTCTTTTACCGGCGATGTCAAATGGAAAGATTCCATTCCGCATACTTCATGGGAAGTGCATCAATCGGATTCGGGTTACGCAAAAGCGTTCATCGATTTTGATTTGAGTTTAACTAGCGAAGCGCATCGTGTGCGACTTTCGACAATTCCTTTTGCGGACACGGCACTTCTCCGCGGATTTGACGGCATTGTGAGCGGTTCTTATACGCAAAATTTTGCGCGTTGGGAAGGCGCCATTGACGCCGAAGTGGAAACGGAAATTTTGCAAATTCCATTGCACGGAAGATTTAAAACGCACAATACCATCGACAGTTTATTCCTCGATTCTGCAATCATTTCGACGAAGACAAATTCCATTGAAATGGAAGGGCAAGCTTTGCTCGAATTTGATTCGACGGCGAATTTCTTCAGCCGCATGGAAATTCTCGATGCGTGGGCTTCGACCGAAAAATTCGACATTCCTCTTTTGCTCGAAGCGTATAAAGGCTCGCCGCTTTCGACGGGAATTTTTAGCGGAAATGTTTCGTATCGCAAAGGCACCGGTTTTCAAGGAACGCTTTTGTTTACGGATTTAGCGCTCAAAGGAATTGACCCCGAATTTTTCTCCATTTCAAAATTGGATGTTTTTACTGAAAAAGAAAAAATGCAAATCTCGGGAAAAATCAAAGCCGGTGAACGCGCGTGGAACGGAGACTTGCAAATTGATGTGAACGGACTTTTGGATCCGAAGCGGCACATTTTTGCGTACTTCACCACTCCCGTCGGCGGGACCGCTTGGTTTGACGGCGACATCGATTCGGTTTACAAGTGGCAAGGCAAAGCGCAACTTTCGGGCTCGTGGTTTTTGCCGAGTGGATTAGGCGAAATTATTTACACCGATTTTAAAGCAGATGCAACTGGCGATTTGCATTCCATTCTCGACAGTTTGCAGCTTTCATTCCATTCGGATTCGACGGCGATTGATACGAAGCGCGGCTTCCCCATTTTGCCGGTTTCGTTTAACGGCGATTTTAAAAATGGAATTTTTACCATTCCGAACGCAGTTCTCACCAATCACTTGGGCGAATTTATTCGGGCGAGTGCCAGTTATGATTTGAAAAATCGAAAGCTCGGAAGCATCGATCTTTCGACCGAAAAATTTTCCATCGTCTGGAATCAAATTCACAATATTTTGTTGAACAATATCAGCGGACGTTTAGAAGATTCCGAAAAAGAATTTGTGCTTTCGCTTAAACTCGATAGCGTTTCATATCAATTAAACAAACCCGATTGGGGCGAAGCAAATGCTTCGGCACACGGCGACGCAACTTTGCATTTACCGCACGCCGAAAACGGTAGTTTTGCCAATCCAACTCTCGAAGGAAATATTCGATTGGACCGCGCCGTTTACAAGAATAATTTTTCCGTCGATTTGGGATTTGGCAGTTTGAGCAAAATTTCGGCGACACTTTCGAGCTTCTTTACGAAAGTACGTCGCACAAAACCGCCCGTAAAAAAGACTGCCGCAAAATCGCGTCCGCTAAATATTTCTATTCACGTGAGCGATTCGCAGCGCGATACCGTCGCCATTCTTACAAACCTCGCCACGTTCCCGCTCACCGTGGACCTTTGGATTTTGGGAACTTCGGACCATCCGCTTTTCCGCGGCGACGTCAACAATTCGGGCAGCGGAACAATTGGGCTCAAAGATCTTTTCCAATTCAATTTGGAATCATTCGCGATTTCATTCCAAGATGTTCCTTGGAACCGCGGCACAATCAATGTTTCGAGCGTTCAAGAATTGCCGTATTGTCAAACAAACGATAACCGCGACGATAACGAAACTTGCCCGGTGCATTTAGATATTCTCGGTTCTATCGTTGCGCCCAAACCGATGCCGAGCGCAAACTGCGGCGTCGATGAATCGCCCGCATCGCTTTATTACAGCGTTCTTCTCGGCTGCATTTCCGAAGGCGAAAATTCGACAATTGACAAAAATAAAGTCGCAGGAAAACTCATCGGAAGCGTTCTCACTTCGACGGCGAATAAAACTCTCGGCGGCGATTACGTGGGCGATATCGATATGAAGTTGAAATTTTTTGACGAAGAATCTGTCGCCGAAAAAGATTCGAGTTATTTGAAAATTCCGATTTCTTTGGATCGCTGGGTAAAAGATTTAAGCCTCGTTTTCGGTTACAAACAAGATCAAAGTGAAACGCCAACTTATGACCGCGCGCTCGAAGCTGGAATTACCTACATTATTCCCGCATTTTCCGAAGAAGATAAAACGAAAAATCCGGAACATTACAGTCCGCAACTTGATTTTGGTGCAAGCCTAGTGCAGAAAAGTTACCTCACGACAACCGACGAAGACGAAAACCGTTTGGAAAAAAATATCGGTTTTAATTACAGTTATAAATTCTGGTCGCCGTGTTTATTCGGACTCGGAAAATGTGCCGAAAGAGAAGCGAAAGCGAAGGAGCAAAAATAA
- a CDS encoding tetratricopeptide repeat protein: MKKISTLLALSAASLVGIFAACSSSENSDKIIAEVGAEKIYQSDLEFLKRTAPHPYAMPGQEGAALENIIESRVIYQAGKEILGDEQKIENRLLELEERFLSQMYQEIFLGQNLGFTDEKLQAFFNRNKKIFAADSCKELNDCRDAVAKKIYLSENAEAAKNYVEAQKLIVTAPSLNLGFVETQDSAEAKNVEKTFREKLSLFALPHFQQEDFSASSREGILKNDTIFQLLFGKDSIAVDDFRSVRIGDKFIVMKVFLRRAPELKATDNLDSILRNRFADEYAEKLVNNSEKNLLEKFAIRFVDFSKEEVQKYFESHKKSADEIWNDSLAEKVQWAIWQDAEYPLDSMTVLVTSNDKPILFEKDVKQMRSEMPPRFRLEYGRRRSASVLLNWKLQATAAREVGLDKSPMTAKLRNSIKLRFYRSALLDHLGDTGYLISEDTLKAIFDRIGSKIYPEKKFESVRGKMGIIAHTPDNIFRYEFYKRYPNSTVTDLDSMKVAVFLSAMNDLTRNWFENFRRDLYQKYPVKILDSAFLPRRDLFSTSDLIAFADSIHQAHNLNGAYLNWVRVISLGENNDSILSRAVYELAIIDFENARYKDSDAELAAYLRVWPNGEKAEKVLFSRAFQARENLKEDSLALALFQEFKTKYPKSDLIESVDWLIKDIQSGGKLSEDLLKKIEEQE, encoded by the coding sequence ATGAAAAAAATTTCTACGCTTTTGGCACTTTCTGCGGCTTCGCTCGTCGGCATTTTTGCGGCGTGTTCCTCATCGGAAAATTCGGATAAAATTATCGCCGAAGTCGGTGCCGAAAAAATTTATCAATCCGACCTTGAATTTTTAAAACGGACTGCGCCACATCCGTATGCGATGCCAGGGCAAGAAGGCGCAGCGCTTGAAAACATTATCGAATCGCGGGTGATTTATCAAGCGGGCAAAGAAATTTTAGGCGATGAACAAAAAATTGAAAATCGTTTGCTCGAATTAGAAGAACGCTTTTTATCGCAAATGTATCAAGAAATTTTCCTCGGCCAAAATTTGGGATTTACCGATGAAAAATTGCAAGCGTTTTTCAATCGCAACAAGAAAATTTTTGCGGCGGATTCGTGCAAAGAATTGAACGATTGCCGCGATGCTGTGGCGAAGAAAATTTATCTCAGCGAAAATGCAGAAGCTGCGAAAAATTATGTGGAAGCGCAAAAGTTAATCGTGACTGCGCCTTCTCTCAATCTCGGTTTCGTCGAAACGCAAGATTCTGCCGAAGCGAAAAATGTGGAAAAAACTTTCCGCGAAAAACTGTCTCTATTTGCGCTGCCGCATTTTCAGCAAGAAGATTTTTCGGCGAGTTCTCGCGAAGGCATTTTGAAAAATGATACCATTTTCCAGTTGCTCTTTGGCAAAGATTCCATCGCTGTGGACGATTTTCGATCTGTTCGCATCGGCGATAAATTTATCGTGATGAAAGTTTTCTTGCGTCGCGCTCCCGAATTAAAGGCAACGGATAATTTGGATTCGATTTTGCGGAATCGTTTTGCCGATGAATACGCTGAAAAATTGGTGAACAATAGCGAAAAAAATCTTCTTGAAAAATTCGCCATTCGCTTTGTCGATTTTTCAAAAGAAGAAGTGCAAAAATATTTTGAATCGCACAAAAAATCTGCCGATGAAATTTGGAATGATTCTTTAGCGGAAAAAGTGCAATGGGCGATTTGGCAAGATGCAGAATATCCGCTAGATTCGATGACGGTTCTCGTTACATCGAACGATAAACCGATTTTATTTGAAAAAGATGTGAAGCAAATGCGTAGTGAAATGCCTCCGCGTTTTCGCTTAGAATATGGGCGTCGTCGCAGTGCTTCGGTGCTTCTCAACTGGAAATTGCAAGCGACCGCAGCTCGCGAAGTCGGCTTAGACAAAAGTCCGATGACGGCGAAATTGCGCAATTCGATTAAGCTTCGTTTCTATCGCAGTGCGCTTTTGGATCATTTGGGCGACACGGGATATTTGATTTCCGAAGATACATTGAAAGCGATTTTTGATCGCATCGGTTCTAAAATTTATCCGGAGAAAAAATTCGAATCGGTCCGCGGAAAAATGGGAATTATCGCGCATACGCCGGATAATATTTTCCGCTATGAATTTTACAAGAGATATCCGAATTCGACCGTTACGGATTTGGATTCGATGAAAGTCGCCGTTTTCCTTTCGGCGATGAACGATTTGACTCGCAACTGGTTTGAAAATTTCCGCCGCGATTTGTATCAAAAATATCCGGTGAAAATTCTCGATTCGGCATTTTTACCGCGGAGAGATTTATTCTCGACATCCGATTTGATTGCTTTTGCCGATTCCATTCATCAGGCGCACAATTTAAATGGCGCTTATTTGAATTGGGTGCGCGTCATTTCTCTCGGCGAAAATAATGATTCAATTTTATCGAGAGCCGTTTACGAACTCGCTATCATCGATTTTGAAAATGCGCGTTACAAAGATTCCGACGCAGAATTGGCGGCATATTTACGCGTTTGGCCGAACGGAGAAAAGGCTGAAAAAGTTCTCTTTAGCCGTGCGTTCCAAGCCCGCGAAAATTTAAAAGAGGATTCTCTTGCGCTTGCGCTTTTCCAAGAATTCAAAACGAAATATCCGAAGAGCGATCTCATCGAATCGGTGGATTGGTTGATTAAAGACATTCAAAGCGGTGGAAAATTAAGCGAAGATTTGCTGAAAAAAATTGAAGAACAAGAATAA
- a CDS encoding NADP-dependent isocitrate dehydrogenase — translation MNTKIYYTLTDESPFLATQSLLPIVRAFAKTADIDVETKNISLGARILAAFADRLSPDTKFFDAPISDDLGFLGKLTLDPSANIIKLPNISASLPQLKAAIAELQKNGYAVPNYPDEPKNDEEKEIRARYDKVKGSAVNPVLRQGNSDRRAPLAVKNYAKKHPHSDGNWNASIKTHVAHMNADDFYGNETSITLPAADTFQIEFVSESGEVKVLRTAKPLLAGEILDSTVMRMKNLEKFIAEQMEDAKKQGVLFSVHLKATMMKVSDPVMFGAFVRVFFRDVFEKYAALFKELGINANNGLGDLYKRLAGNAKEAEVKAAIDAALQKGPDLAMVDSTKGITNLHVPSDVIIDASMPAMIRNSGCMWNKDGKLQEVKACIPDRSYAGIYETTIDFCKKNGAFDPSVMGTVQNVGLMAQGAEEYGSHDKTFIATDKGIIRAVNSKGEVLLSQKVETGDIFRMCQAKDAPIRDWVKLAVNRARTAKMPAIFWLDPNRAHDREIQKKVELYLKEHDLSGLSISIKSPKDAIFETMTRAKQGLDTISVTGNVMRDYLTDLFPILEVGTSAKMLSIVPLMAGGGMFETGAGGSAPKQVQQFLAENYLRWDSLGEYFALAASFEQVGTPKAKVLAEALDKANEKVLEFNRTPERKLGGLDNRGSHFYLALYWAKELASQKSNAEIAHKFTPIAAALEAKETEIVQALAKAQGVPVDIGGYYVTSPALLKKWMRPVAAFNAIIDEM, via the coding sequence ATGAATACGAAGATCTATTACACTCTCACAGATGAATCGCCGTTCCTCGCGACTCAATCTCTTTTACCCATTGTGCGCGCATTTGCAAAAACTGCGGACATCGATGTGGAAACGAAAAACATTTCTCTCGGCGCGCGCATTTTAGCGGCTTTCGCCGATAGACTTTCTCCGGATACGAAATTTTTTGATGCGCCGATTTCCGATGATTTGGGATTTCTCGGAAAATTGACATTAGATCCGTCGGCAAATATCATTAAGCTTCCGAATATTTCTGCGTCGCTGCCGCAGCTCAAAGCCGCGATTGCGGAACTGCAAAAGAATGGTTATGCGGTGCCGAATTATCCGGATGAACCGAAAAATGATGAAGAAAAAGAAATTCGCGCTCGCTATGACAAGGTGAAAGGTTCTGCGGTGAATCCGGTTTTGCGCCAAGGCAATTCGGATAGACGCGCTCCTTTGGCGGTGAAAAATTATGCGAAGAAGCATCCGCATTCCGATGGAAATTGGAACGCTTCGATTAAGACGCATGTGGCGCACATGAATGCGGACGATTTCTACGGAAATGAAACATCGATTACTCTCCCCGCAGCGGATACTTTCCAAATTGAATTTGTTTCGGAATCGGGCGAAGTCAAAGTTTTGCGCACAGCCAAGCCTCTTCTTGCCGGTGAAATTCTCGATTCGACCGTGATGCGGATGAAGAACCTTGAAAAATTTATCGCAGAACAAATGGAAGATGCGAAGAAACAAGGCGTCCTTTTCTCGGTGCATTTGAAAGCGACGATGATGAAGGTTTCGGATCCGGTAATGTTCGGCGCTTTTGTTCGCGTTTTCTTCCGCGATGTTTTTGAAAAGTATGCGGCTCTCTTCAAAGAACTCGGCATCAATGCGAACAACGGACTCGGCGATTTGTATAAACGCTTAGCGGGAAATGCAAAAGAAGCCGAAGTGAAAGCGGCAATTGACGCAGCGCTTCAGAAGGGACCGGATTTGGCGATGGTCGATTCGACGAAGGGCATTACGAATTTGCATGTGCCGAGCGATGTGATTATCGACGCTTCGATGCCGGCGATGATTCGCAATTCGGGCTGTATGTGGAATAAAGATGGTAAATTGCAAGAAGTCAAAGCTTGCATTCCCGATCGCTCTTATGCGGGCATTTACGAAACGACAATCGATTTCTGCAAAAAGAATGGCGCATTCGATCCGAGCGTCATGGGAACTGTGCAGAATGTTGGCCTGATGGCGCAAGGCGCCGAAGAATACGGCAGTCACGATAAAACATTTATCGCAACGGACAAAGGAATTATCCGCGCTGTCAATTCGAAGGGCGAAGTTCTTCTTTCGCAAAAGGTGGAAACGGGCGATATTTTCCGCATGTGCCAAGCAAAAGATGCGCCGATTCGCGATTGGGTAAAGCTTGCTGTAAATCGTGCGCGAACTGCAAAAATGCCTGCGATTTTCTGGTTGGATCCGAATCGTGCACACGACCGCGAAATTCAAAAGAAAGTGGAATTGTATTTGAAGGAGCACGATCTTTCGGGACTTTCAATTTCCATTAAATCGCCGAAGGATGCGATTTTTGAAACGATGACTCGTGCGAAGCAAGGACTGGATACGATTTCGGTCACGGGCAATGTGATGCGCGATTATCTCACGGACTTGTTCCCAATTTTGGAAGTGGGAACTTCGGCGAAGATGCTTTCGATTGTCCCGTTGATGGCGGGCGGAGGCATGTTCGAAACCGGTGCGGGCGGAAGCGCTCCGAAGCAAGTGCAACAATTCCTCGCCGAAAATTATCTGCGTTGGGATTCTCTCGGCGAATACTTTGCGCTCGCTGCATCTTTTGAACAAGTGGGAACGCCAAAGGCAAAAGTTCTCGCAGAAGCTTTGGATAAAGCGAATGAAAAGGTTCTCGAATTTAACCGCACTCCCGAACGGAAACTCGGCGGATTGGACAATCGCGGTTCGCATTTTTATCTCGCTTTGTATTGGGCGAAGGAATTAGCTTCGCAGAAATCGAATGCAGAAATTGCACACAAATTCACTCCGATTGCAGCCGCCTTAGAAGCGAAAGAAACGGAAATTGTGCAAGCGCTTGCAAAAGCGCAAGGCGTTCCCGTGGACATTGGCGGTTATTATGTGACAAGTCCCGCACTTCTCAAAAAGTGGATGCGACCAGTCGCTGCATTTAATGCAATAATCGACGAAATGTAA
- a CDS encoding STAS domain-containing protein has product MNETPELLTIENIKNCANAKLLRFVGDLDSTNAEATSNRIIALLQENVTILVADFSRLRYINSTGLGALLFVNKKVKEVGGVFKVANVNENVLEIIEIIGADQLLEIHKTLEDALASL; this is encoded by the coding sequence ATGAACGAAACTCCAGAACTTTTAACGATTGAAAATATCAAAAATTGTGCAAACGCAAAACTCTTGCGCTTTGTCGGCGATTTGGATTCGACGAATGCCGAAGCGACTTCCAATCGGATTATCGCTCTTTTGCAAGAAAATGTAACGATTCTCGTCGCAGACTTTTCGCGGTTGCGTTATATCAACAGTACGGGTCTCGGCGCACTTCTTTTTGTCAATAAAAAAGTCAAAGAAGTCGGTGGCGTTTTCAAAGTTGCGAATGTGAACGAAAACGTTTTGGAAATCATCGAAATCATCGGTGCGGATCAACTTTTGGAAATTCATAAAACTTTGGAAGATGCGTTAGCTTCTCTGTAA
- a CDS encoding ATP-binding protein produces the protein MKQVAVYTLPEEPEVTILELRGDIGLELIPQVSAEIAKFYDAGAVHWAVDLSDVEFLSSPAVGVIMGLRSRVLQKQGSVSLFAAHPDLKEKLNLMGVDLAIPAFLNLRHFLSYFRWEFKGASRFLKATFPATAAVVPPMRRLIAGLLQSKGYTGKETFVMESIVDELANNAIEHGKPADGVFLLQLKFDKKKMELSISNQCAELSSEEQKTLIGKYENPQVDPKSIRGRGIALVKKLSSRMSYQVEPTRVEVHVVRLREGK, from the coding sequence ATGAAACAAGTTGCCGTTTACACATTACCCGAAGAACCGGAAGTGACGATTTTAGAACTTCGCGGTGACATCGGACTTGAATTGATTCCGCAAGTGTCTGCGGAAATTGCAAAGTTTTACGATGCGGGCGCTGTCCATTGGGCGGTGGATCTTTCGGACGTTGAATTTTTGAGTTCGCCTGCAGTCGGCGTCATTATGGGGCTGCGTTCTCGGGTGCTGCAAAAGCAAGGAAGTGTTTCGCTCTTTGCGGCGCATCCCGATTTAAAAGAAAAATTGAATTTGATGGGCGTCGATTTAGCGATTCCCGCATTTCTCAATTTGCGACATTTTCTGTCTTATTTCCGCTGGGAATTTAAAGGCGCTTCGCGTTTTTTAAAAGCGACATTTCCGGCGACAGCTGCGGTTGTGCCGCCGATGCGGCGTTTAATCGCAGGACTTTTGCAGAGCAAAGGTTACACGGGGAAAGAAACATTCGTCATGGAATCCATCGTCGATGAATTAGCGAATAATGCAATCGAACATGGAAAACCCGCAGACGGCGTTTTTCTTTTGCAGTTAAAATTTGATAAGAAAAAAATGGAACTTTCTATTTCGAATCAATGTGCAGAGCTTTCTTCGGAAGAGCAAAAAACGTTGATTGGAAAATATGAAAATCCGCAAGTGGATCCGAAATCCATTCGCGGGCGTGGGATTGCGTTAGTTAAAAAATTATCATCTCGCATGAGTTATCAAGTAGAACCGACGCGAGTTGAAGTGCATGTTGTTCGATTACGAGAGGGAAAATGA
- the scpB gene encoding SMC-Scp complex subunit ScpB: protein MAEDVKDPKAESEENLDLPKIESNEDLARIVQALVFASPDVVTLRKLKEIIGDFLDAKTVSEALRIANDNLNKIDSPFEIVEQAGGFRFRTRARYYPWVRKLFPDANLRRLSQAALETLSIVAYQQPITRAALEQVRGVSCDGPLKSLLEKKLIALGARAETVGNPYTYVTTDDFLKYFGINKIPEDLPRLREFQDLLNANEIVPNYAQNDRAESPKQPESNPSQIELSMGSS, encoded by the coding sequence ATGGCAGAAGATGTAAAAGATCCGAAGGCAGAAAGCGAAGAAAATCTTGACCTTCCAAAAATTGAATCGAATGAAGACTTAGCGCGGATTGTGCAAGCTCTTGTTTTTGCGTCGCCCGATGTGGTGACTCTCCGAAAATTAAAAGAAATTATCGGCGATTTTTTAGATGCAAAAACCGTGTCCGAAGCGTTGCGGATTGCGAATGATAATTTGAATAAAATTGATTCTCCGTTTGAAATTGTGGAGCAAGCGGGAGGTTTTCGTTTTCGCACACGAGCCCGCTATTATCCTTGGGTGCGTAAATTATTTCCAGATGCCAATTTGCGTCGCCTTTCGCAAGCTGCGTTAGAAACTCTTTCCATCGTCGCGTATCAGCAACCGATTACGCGTGCAGCGTTAGAACAAGTTCGCGGTGTTTCTTGTGATGGTCCGTTAAAAAGTCTTCTCGAAAAGAAACTCATCGCTCTCGGTGCGCGCGCAGAAACGGTGGGAAATCCTTATACATATGTGACGACGGATGATTTTCTCAAATACTTCGGCATTAACAAAATTCCCGAAGATTTGCCGCGTCTCCGCGAATTTCAAGATTTGCTCAACGCAAATGAAATCGTTCCGAATTATGCGCAGAACGATCGCGCTGAATCGCCGAAACAACCTGAATCGAATCCATCGCAAATTGAACTTTCTATGGGGTCATCGTGA